A region of Mauremys reevesii isolate NIE-2019 unplaced genomic scaffold, ASM1616193v1 Contig16, whole genome shotgun sequence DNA encodes the following proteins:
- the LOC120393182 gene encoding zinc finger and BTB domain-containing protein 45-like has product MAEAVHYIHLQNFSKSLLETLNGQRLGGHFCDVTVHIHEATLRAHRCVLAAGSPFFHDKLLLGYSEIEVPAVVPSQVVQQLVEFMYSGSLVVAQSEALQILTAASILQIKTVIDECTQIISQSRSPKPPVAAPSVPLAVPRPLAVKPQEQTKESPGAVGLPASRPGEMEPPSTAQLEAPKLLCASEVRYKLRDLLSSQQRQLGEARERAASEGELAAAGSDGEGPYGGLHPAEAQPSCHSRKQRQPVRLQLSDALPVIIKDEEEEEEDEEEEEGEGKLSCFGECGGGAFPSCSEAKDTGGGSSSGGASRKDGVQLDYPAVEGQDFFSGQDVFSESFIPAWQSEEGGQGAAREGEKFRTDCSLEASNMRTLAGDFKPAPASFSAQAPEPRGLAFVSSLGIQRELKAEVSAAGPGTTTTTSIFQFHLPQPGVAQSFYSVQQEAGAANMVQLSPGAMVTGSLHGEQAQRPGPSRCSEPSYQCSHCQKTFSSRKNYTKHMFIHSGEKPHQCSICWRSFSLRDYLLKHMVTHTGVRAFQCSICCKRFTQKSSLNVHMRTHRPERFQCCICNKYFSHRTLLERHVATHTAWKAGEPDVAGGAWKEKPDPGEGASVATWKGDPATEGAMVAWKGDPGGEGTMVAWKGDPGGEGTITAWKGDSGAEGALPTQPAWKGDPAGDGTMPAHTA; this is encoded by the exons ATGGCTGAGGCCGTCCATTACATCCACCTGCAGAACTTCAGCAAGTCCTTGCTGGAGACGCTGAACGGGCAGCGCCTGGGCGGGCACTTCTGCGACGTGACCGTGCACATCCACGAGGCCACCCTGCGGGCCCACCGGTGCGTGCTGGCCGCCGGCAGCCCCTTCTTCCACGACAAGCTGCTGCTGGGCTACTCGGAGATCGAGGTGCCCGCCGTGGTGCCCAGCCAGGTGGTGCAGCAGCTGGTGGAGTTCATGTACAGCGGCTCCCTGGTGGTGGCCCAGTCCGAGGCCTTGCAGATCCTGACGGCCGCCTCCATCCTCCAGATCAAGACGGTCATCGATGAGTGCACCCAGATCATCTCCCAGAGCCGCAGCCCCAAGCCGCCCGTCGCTGCCCCCTCTGTGCCCCTCGCCGTCCCCAGGCCGCTGGCCGTTAAGCCCCAGGAACAAACCAAGGAGAGCCCAGGTGCTGTCGGTCTCCCAGCCTCCCGGCCCGGCGAGATGgagccccccagcaccgcccagctgGAGGCCCCCAAGCTGCTGTGTGCCTCAGAGGTGCGCTACAAGCTCCGTGACCTGCTCTCctcccagcagaggcagctgggggaggccagggagagggcagcGTCCGAGGGGGAACTGGCAGCCGCCGGCAGTGACGGGGAGGGACCCTATGGCGGGCTGCACCCAGCTGAGGCTCAGCCCAGCTGCCACAGCCGCAAGCAGCGCCAGCCGGTGCGGCTCCAGCTTTCCGACGCCTTGCCTGTCATCATCaaggacgaggaggaggaggaggaagacgaggaggaggaggagggcgaggGAAAGCTAAGCTGCTTTGGGGAATGTGGTGGGGGagccttccccagctgcagcgaGGCCAAAGACACCGGGGGCGGGAGCAGCAGTGGTGGGGCAAGCAGGAAGGACGGCGTCCAGCTAGACTACCCAGCCGTGGAGGGGCAGGATTTCTTCAGCGGGCAGGACGTCTTCTCCGAGTCCTTCATTCCAGCCTGGCAGAGCGAGGAGGGCGGCCAGGGGGCAGCCCGGGAGGGCGAGAAGTTCCGCACCGATTGCAGCCTGGAGGCCTCCAACATGAGGACGCTGGCTGGAGACTTcaagccagccccagccagcttctCAGCCCAGGCGCCCGAGCCCCGCGGCCTGGCGTTCGTCTCCTCCCTGGGCATCCAGCGGGAGCTGAAAGCCGAGGTGAGCGCTGCCGGACccggcaccaccaccaccaccagcatctTCCAGTTCCACCTGCCGCAGCCCGGCGTGGCCCAGAGCTTCTACAGTGTCCAGCAGGAGGCCGGCGCCGCCAACATGGTACAGCTCAGCCCCGGCGCCATGGTGACGGGCTCCCTGCACGGCGAGCAGGCCCAGCGCCCGGGGCCTTCCCGCTGCTCCGAGCCCTCCTACCAGTGCAGCCACTGCCAGAAGACCTTCAGCTCCCGCAAGAACTACACCAAGCACATGTTCATCCACTCAG GCGAGAAGCCCCACCAGTGCAGCATCTGCTGGCGCTCCTTCTCACTGCGGGACTACCTGCTGAAGCACATGGTGACGCACACGGGCGTGCGAGCCTTCCAGTGCTCCATCTGCTGCAAGCGCTTCACCCAGAAAAGCTCCCTCAACGTCCACATGCGCACGCACCGCCCCGAGCGCTTCCAGTGCTGTATCTGCAACAAGTACTTCTCCCACCGCACCCTGCTCGAGCGCCACGTGGCCACCCACACCGCTTGGAAAGCCGGCGAGCCCGACGTGGCCGGAGGCGCCTGGAAGGAGAAGCCTGACCCGGGAGAGGGCGCCAGCGTCGCCACCTGGAAAGGGGACCCAGCCACCGAGGGCGCCATGGTGGCGTGGAAAGGGGACCCGGGCGGGGAAGGCACCATGGTGGCATGGAAAGGGGACCCAGGCGGGGAAGGCACCATCACGGCCTGGAAGGGGGACTCTGGTGCAGAGGgggctctccccacccagcctgcgTGGAAAGGGGACCCTGCTGGAGATGGCACCATGCCAGCCCACACGGCCTAA